A stretch of the Papaver somniferum cultivar HN1 chromosome 6, ASM357369v1, whole genome shotgun sequence genome encodes the following:
- the LOC113288468 gene encoding uncharacterized protein LOC113288468, producing the protein MDPCPFVRILVGNLALKIPVASKPALSGVHPSSSPCFCKIKLKSFPLQTAIIPLIPSESKVSDNQHVVQSLAASFHLSKADLDKLAAKSIFAGKPCLKISIYTGRRGATCGINSGRLLGKVSVPLDLTGSEIRAAVYQNGWVGVGNKGDGTNSTQMHLNVRSEPDPRFVFQFEGEPECSPQVSQIQGNLRQPVFTCKFSFRNSSSGDRNLMSRSSTLEPSISSRSWLTSIGSERERPGKERKGWSITVHDLSGSPVAAASMVTPFVASPGSDRVSRSNPGAWLILRPGDNTWKPWGRLEAWRERGSSDGLGYRFELLLDTNGGMSTTGILLSESTLPTKKGGKFAIDMSGRGSNTNGRTTPSNSSSPACSPRSSGDHGYGLWPYCLYRGFVMSSTVEGEGKCSKPAVEVSVQHVSCTEDAAAFVALAAAMDLSMDACQLFSHKLRKELCHQQDNMS; encoded by the exons ATGGATCCGTGTCCATTTGTGAGAATTTTGGTAGGAAACTTAGCTTTGAAAATACCAGTAGCATCAAAACCAGCACTTTCAGGTGTACATCCATCAAGTTCACCGTGTTTTTGCAAGATTAAACTCAAGTCCTTTCCGCTACAAACAGCTATTATACCGTTGATACCTTCAGAGAGTAAAGTTTCTGATAATCAACATGTTGTTCAGAGTTTAGCTGCCAGTTTCCATTTGAGTAAAGCGGATCTTGATAAACTTGCAGCTAAATCGATTTTTGCTGGGAAACCTTGTTTGAAGATATCGATTTATACTGGGAGAAGAGGTGCTACTTGTGGAATTAACTCTGGGAGATTATTAGGGAAAGTTTCTGTACCGCTGGATCTTACTGGTTCTGAAATTAGGGCGGCTGTTTATCAGAATGGTTGGGTTGGAGTTGGTAATAAAGGAGATGGGACTAATTCTACTCAGATGCATTTGAATGTTAGGTCGGAACCTGATCCTAGATTTGTGTTTCAGTTTGAAGGTGAGCCGGAATGTAGTCCGCAGGTTTCTCAGATTCAAGGAAATCTCCGTCAACCTGTTTTCACCTGCAAGTTTAGTTTCAGAAATTCCTCTTCCGGTGACCGCAATCTTATGTCCAG ATCATCAACATTAGAACCATCAATCAGTTCAAGGAGTTGGTTAACATCGATTGGAAGTGAAAGAGAGAGACCAGGCAAAGAAAGAAAAGGATGGTCAATTACAGTCCATGATTTATCTggttcaccagtagcagcagcaTCAATGGTCACGCCATTTGTTGCTTCACCTGGTTCAGACAGAGTTAGTAGGTCGAACCCTGGTGCATGGTTGATTCTTCGTCCAGGTGATAATACATGGAAGCCATGGGGAAGGCTTGAAGCATGGCGTGAAAGGGGGAGTAGTGATGGTTTGGGGTATCGGTTTGAACTTCTTTTGGATACTAATGGTGGAATGAGTACTACTGGGATTTTATTGTCCGAGTCAACTTTGCCTACTAAGAAGGGAGGTAAATTTGCTATAGATATGTCTGGACGTGGAAGTAACACTAATGGAAGAACAACACCATCAAATTCAAGTTCTCCTGCTTGTAGTCCAAGAAGCAGTGGTGATCATGGATATGGGTTATGGCCTTACTGCTTATACAGAGGATTTGTAATGtcatcaacagttgaaggagAAGGTAAATGCAGTAAACCAGCAGTTGAAGTAAGTGTGCAACATGTGAGCTGCACTGAAGATGCAGCAGCATTTGTTGCATTAGCTGCGGCGATGGATCTAAGTATGGATGCTTGCCAGCTTTTCTCGCATAAGCTCCGGAAGGAATTATGCCACCAACAGGATAATATGTCCTGA